One segment of Castanea sativa cultivar Marrone di Chiusa Pesio chromosome 3, ASM4071231v1 DNA contains the following:
- the LOC142629103 gene encoding uncharacterized protein LOC142629103: MVDIQCPLCHTYSESILHALRDCEVVKQVWYQLGENPGSNSFFSSNLQDWLEVNASGWVKLNTDNSSLGNPGLAGGGRLIRDKEDAKAIVEAIANPNYSKLFVSSLMEDCKLLVSRIPQVRFRLCYREANRCADGLARMGGKQASDFVFLSCPLVDLVKLLDFDFLGLYLNRLCPEFLSSS; the protein is encoded by the exons ATGGTTGATATTCAATGCCCTCTTTGTCACACGTATAGTGAATCCATTTTACATGCCCTTCGCGATtgtgaagtggttaaacaggtCTGGTATCAGCTAGGTGAGAATCCGGGCAGCAACTCCTTCTTTAGCAGTAACTTACAGGATTGGCTGGAGGTGAATG CTAGTGGATGGGTTAAATTAAATACGGATAACTCCTCTCTTGGTAACCCGGGTCTAGCAGGGGGAGGACGTCTTATACGAGATAAGGAAG ACGCTAAAGCTATAGTAGAGGCCATTGCCAACCCAAATTACTCTAAACTGTTTGTATCTTCTCTCATGGAGGATTGCAAGCTCTTGGTATCCCGTATTCCTCAGGTTCGCTTTAGGCTTTGTTATCGCGAAGCCAATAGGTGTGCTGATGGCCTTGCACGTATGGGAGGAAAACAAGCCtctgattttgtttttctttcttgtccGCTTGTGGACTTAGTTAAGcttttagattttgattttcttggtttGTATCTGAACAGGCTTTGCCCTGAGTTTTTGTCCTCTTCTTAG